In the genome of Pseudomonas oryzicola, one region contains:
- a CDS encoding immunoglobulin-like domain-containing protein — TLTNKDGLPIDKHGALTFTLNDGTTITVPANSTTGSTTVTAPDNVYTGTNDPVVKSIATVDGVDADKFEQLTLDKTPVSTTVTD; from the coding sequence ACCCTGACCAACAAAGATGGCCTGCCGATCGACAAGCACGGTGCACTGACCTTCACCCTGAACGATGGCACCACCATCACTGTTCCGGCGAACAGCACCACCGGCAGCACTACTGTCACGGCGCCGGACAACGTCTACACCGGTACCAACGATCCGGTTGTGAAGTCCATCGCTACCGTTGATGGGGTTGATGCTGACAAGTTCGAACAACTGACCCTGGACAAGACGCCGGTCAGCACCACTGTCACTGACGA